Proteins from a genomic interval of Trifolium pratense cultivar HEN17-A07 linkage group LG6, ARS_RC_1.1, whole genome shotgun sequence:
- the LOC123888726 gene encoding proline-rich receptor-like protein kinase PERK8 — translation MASITLSPNASPIALPPSSSAAVLSPPPTPNTSQSNQSSTPPQAVPATSPPSPSPPQAVPVTSPPAPSNAPPPTSPPSPPASPPPAPVVTSPPAPVVTAPPPSKTSPSVPNLSPPPPSADSPPPQSSKPPPSQSISPSPPPPANVPNPPPSQSISPSPPPPANVPNPPSSNSPPAPQAKPPKSNTPSPPAPQAKPPKSNTPSPPAPQAKPPKSNNPSPPSHDASPPSVSQSPPSPSTGGPPSASTVVPPPSTLPSTPPSVPSGSAAPPATSLLRPPTNETVPDGGPTEKPTARPTVDGSGNIGTNNTPSNSGGLKTGGAVAIGVVVSLIVLSLLGMAVWFVQKKKKGKGPRDDSAAPSPFASSQNSGTLFLRPQSQANFVGSGSGNEYVYSPSEPGGVNSSRSWFTYEELIQATNGFSEANKLGEGGFGCVYKGLLTDGREVAVKQLKIGGGQGEREFRAEVETISRVHHRHLVSLVGYCISEHQRLLVYEYVPNNTLHYHLHDDKIPVLDWSIRVKVAAGAARGISYLHEDCHPRIIHRDIKSSNILLDHNFEALVSDFGLAKLALDSNTHVTTRVMGTFGYMAPEYATSGKLTDKSDVYSFGVVLLELITGRKPVDASQPIGDESLVEWARPLLNEALEKENFETLADPRLGKNYNRIEMFRMIEAAAACVRHSSVKRPRMNQVMRAFDSMDESTDLNNGMKPGQSSVLDSGQQSAEIRRFRRMAFGSQDSTSFYNESQSSYRSRDQDSTTMFPQNQSRSWNVRDDSL, via the exons ATGGCTTCAATCACTCTTTCTCCAAATGCTTCCCCCATTGCATTGCCTCCGTCATCTAGTGCTGCTGTTTTgtcaccaccaccaacacctAACACTTCTCAATCCAATCAATCATCTACTCCGCCGCAGGCCGTGCCTGCAACTTCTCCTCCTTCTCCGTCTCCACCGCAGGCCGTGCCTGTAACTTCTCCTCCTGCACCGTCGAATGCACCACCACCAACTTCACCACCATCACCTCCTGCATCACCACCTCCTGCACCAGTTGTAACATCACCTCCTGCACCAGTGGTAACTGCCCCTCCTCCATCTAAAACTTCACCTTCTGTCCCAAATTTGTCTCCACCACCTCCATCAGCTGATTCCCCTCCTCCTCAATCATCAAAGCCACCTCCTTCTCAATCAATTTCGCCGTCTCCTCCTCCTCCGGCCAATGTACCAAATCCACCTCCTTCTCAATCAATTTCGCCGTCTCCTCCTCCTCCAGCCAATGTACCAAATCCACCATCTTCCAATTCTCCTCCTGCACCACAAGCAAAGCCACCAAAAAGTAACACTCCTTCACCTCCTGCACCACAAGCAAAGCCACCAAAAAGTAATACTCCTTCACCTCCTGCACCACAAGCCAAGCCACCAAAAAGTAACAATCCTTCACCTCCTTCACATGATGCATCTCCTCCATCGGTTTCTCAATCTCCTCCTTCCCCTTCCACCGGTGGTCCTCCTTCGGCTTCCACTGTTGTTCCACCTCCATCTACATTGCCATCAACTCCTCCTTCAGTCCCTTCAGGATCTGCAGCACCTCCAGCAACTTCTTTGCTTCGTCCTCCTACGAATGAAACAGTACCTGATGGTGGTCCAACTGAGAAACCAACTGCTAGACCAACTGTTGATGGCTCTGGTAATATAGGCACGAACAACACGCCTTCAAATTCAGGAGGGTTAAAGACCGGAGGAGCTGTTGCCATTGGCGTCGTAGTTAGTTTAATTGTTCTCAGCCTTCTTGGTATGGCTGTGTGGTTTGTACAGAAAAAGAAGAAGGGAAAAGGACCAAGAGATGATTCTGCCGCACCTTCCCCATTTGCCTCTTCTCAGAATTCAG GTACATTGTTCTTGAGGCCACAGTCTCAAGCTAATTTTGTAGGGAGTGGCAGCGGCAATGAATATGTGTATTCACCATCAGAGCCAGGTGGAGTAAATAGTTCAAGATCATGGTTCACATATGAAGAACTTATCCAAGCTACAAATGGGTTTTCAGAGGCGAATAAATTGGGAGAAGGTGGATTTGGTTGTGTCTACAAAGGTTTGCTCACAGATGGAAGAGAAGTAGCTGTGAAGCAGCTTAAAATTGGTGGTGGACAAGGGGAACGTGAATTCAGAGCAGAAGTTGAGACTATTAGTCGAGTACATCATCGTCATCTGGTTTCTTTGGTTGGTTACTGTATATCTGAGCATCAAAGATTGCTTGTCTATGAGTATGTTCCTAACAATACTCTTCATTACCATTTACATG ATGATAAAATACCTGTTCTGGACTGGTCTATCAGAGTTAAGGTTGCTGCTGGTGCAGCTCGTGGAATATCTTACCTCCATGAAGACT GCCATCCACGCATTATTCATCGAGATATTAAATCATCAAACATCCTTCTCGATCACAACTTTGAAGCTCTT GTTTCAGATTTTGGGCTTGCGAAATTAGCGTTGGATTCAAACACACATGTAACTACACGTGTAATGGGAACCTTTGG GTACATGGCACCAGAATATGCGACAAGTGGGAAATTGACTGATAAGTCTGATGTATATTCCTTCGGTGTTGTGCTTTTGGAGCTAATTACAGGTCGAAAACCCGTAGATGCCTCTCAGCCAATTGGTGATGAGAGCCTGGTTGAATGG GCTCGGCCTCTGTTGAATGAAGCCCTCGAGAAAGAGAACTTTGAAACTTTGGCGGATCCAAGACTAGGAAAGAACTACAATAGAATTGAAATGTTTAGGATGATTGAAGCTGCAGCAGCTTGCGTGCGTCACTCCTCGGTTAAGAGGCCACGGATGAATCAG GTTATGAGAGCTTTCGATTCCATGGACGAGTCTACAGATCTGAATAATGGAATGAAACCGGGGCAGAGTTCAGTGTTAGATTCTGGACAGCAATCTGCAGAGATAAGAAGGTTTAGGAGAATGGCTTTTGGAAGCCAAGATAGTACAAGTTTCTATAATGAGTCTCAAAGTAGCTATAGGAGTAGAGACCAGGACTCTACAACTATGTTCCCCCAAAATCAATCTCGGTCTTGGAACGTTCGAGACGACTCTTTATAG
- the LOC123888727 gene encoding uncharacterized protein LOC123888727 — translation MFMVLCSSNSTQALILNLASPLDSLSHRRNYASNSVTKVVGDRTKRVRKWNMAVNKSGENNSVTTTTTHFDDNNVVDSASNVVRNFYDGINSHDVDSVQYLIAENCVYEDLVFPSPFVGRKEIIEFFKKFTDSTSIDLQFVIDDLSTEDSSSVGVIWHLEWKGKAFPFSKGCSFYRLEVINGKRQITYGRDSVEPAIKPGDATLAVIKSVTWLLQRFPQLADRL, via the exons ATGTTTATGGTGTTGTGTAGTTCCAACAGCACTCAAGCTCTAATTTTGAACTTAGCTTCACCTTTAGATTCTTTGTCACATAGAAGAAACTATGCTTCTAATTCAGTTACTAAGGTTGTTGGAGATAGAACAAAAAGAGTTAGAAAATGGAACATGGCAGTTAATAAGAGTGGTGAAAATAACTCAGTTACAACTACCACCACACACTTTGATGATAACAACGTTGTAGATTCAGCTTCAAATGTTGTCAGAAATttctatgatggaatcaattcaCATGATGTGGATTCTGTACAGTATCTTATAGCTGAAAATTGTGTTTATGAAGATCTTGTTTTTCCATCTCCCTTTGTGGGTCGTAAG GAAATTATAGAGTTCTTCAAAAAGTTCACTGATTCTACAAGCATAGATCTGCAGTTTGTTATTGATGATTTGTCTACAGAGGATTCATCATCAGTTGGAGTGATTTGGCATTTAG AATGGAAAGGAAAAGCTTTTCCCTTTAGCAAAGGATGCAGTTTTTATCGTTTGGAGGTGATTAATGGCAAGCGACAGATAAC ATATGGGCGAGACAGTGTTGAACCTGCGATCAAACCAGGGGATGCAACTTTG GCAGTGATAAAGAGTGTTACATGGCTTCTTCAACGATTTCCTCAGTTGGCAGACCGGTTATAG